DNA from Bacteroidota bacterium:
CGGAATGATGCCCGGCACGGCCGCGCTCATCAGCCTCCAGGGCTACACGCCCGAGCAGCTCGACGCCGGGTTCCGGGGCGTCGTGCTCGACTTCCCCTCGTCGGCGCGGCGCGGGTGGTGGGACCGCCGGAAGCCCGAGGAGATCGAGAAGCAGGTGACCGAGGCGATGGAGACGCTGAATGAGACGTGGGAGCAGGCCGTGCTCTGGGAGCGGATCGACGCGGCGTACCAGGCGGCCCCGGAGCCGCGCCCGACGCGGGAGTACGTCCCCGAGATGGAAGCGCTCGCCGCCGTCGTCCGCCGCGAGGTGCCGTTCCTGGTCGAGGTCGACGCGGCGAAGGACATCACGGCGGCGATTGCGTGGGCACAGGAGAAGAACGTCCGCGCCGTCTTCGTCGGCGTCGCCGAAGGCTGGCGCGTAGCCGACGAACTCGCCGAGGCGGGCATCCCCGTCGTCGCCGGCCCGGTCCTCGCGCTCCCGACGCGCAACACGGACCGCTACGACCGGGCCTACGCCAACCCCGGCCTAATGCGCGACGCGGGCGTCGAGGTCGCGCTGCAAACGGCCGAGATCGAGAACGTCCGCAACCTCCCCTACAACGCGGCCTACGCGGCGGCCTACGGGATGGGCCGCGCCGCCGCGCTCGAAGCCGTCACAATCGTCCCGGCCCGCATCTTCGGTGTCGCCGACCGCCTCGGCTCGATTGAAGCGGGCAAGTCCGCCACGC
Protein-coding regions in this window:
- a CDS encoding amidohydrolase family protein, translating into MPFLFALAFLLAAFTLPEAPDPDEGRRGTFAITNARIETVTNGVIERGAVVIRDGLIEAVGADVQAPADAEVIDGTGLTVYPGMIDGGTRLGLQEIGSLPETRDFREIGEVTPHMQALAAVNPASTLIPITRVSGVTTVLTAPTGGMMPGTAALISLQGYTPEQLDAGFRGVVLDFPSSARRGWWDRRKPEEIEKQVTEAMETLNETWEQAVLWERIDAAYQAAPEPRPTREYVPEMEALAAVVRREVPFLVEVDAAKDITAAIAWAQEKNVRAVFVGVAEGWRVADELAEAGIPVVAGPVLALPTRNTDRYDRAYANPGLMRDAGVEVALQTAEIENVRNLPYNAAYAAAYGMGRAAALEAVTIVPARIFGVADRLGSIEAGKSATLFVADGDPFETKTQVRHLFIDGYLMPMTSRQTALYDEYLERTPGLAK